In Chryseobacterium scophthalmum, the genomic stretch AACAAAGCTTTTGCGTTTAAAGATCCCAAAAAACTTTATCAAACCAGTCAGGAAAAATATTTTAAATCATTGTACAATAATGACCATCATCACGATGACGAAACCGTTTCTTATTTATACAAAACTTTAGGCTCTACGATCAATAACGCTGATTATATTTTTGAAAAAAGCAAAGCAAAAAAATCGACTCAGGAATATCCGAATTCTAAATTGGGAAAAGACTTTAAAACGGTGGCTTCATTGATTAAATCTGATATCAACACGCAAGTTTATTATCTTTCTATCGGAAGTTTTGATACGCACGTCAATCAAAACGAAAGACAGCAAAAACTGTTTAGAGAGATCAATGATGCCGTAAAATCGTTTGTTGCCGATATGAAATCGAACGGATTGTTTAATGACATTTTACTCATGACTTTTTCAGAATTCGGAAGACGTGTTGCCCAAAATGCAAGCAAAGGAACCGATCACGGCACGGCAAACCAAATGTTTTTTATCAGCGGCGGATTAAAAAAGAAAGGAATTCTGAATGCCCTTCCCGATTTACAAAATCTTAATGAAGGAGACTTAATTTACACCGAAGATTTCCGGAAAGTTTACGCTACAGTTCTTAAAAATTGGCTGAATGCAGATTCGTCAAAAGTGTTGGGTTGGAAGAACGGCATTTATGATTTTATTTAATTAAGCTAAAAATTCACTCATCTTATATTATTCTTAGTTCATCGCTTTATTTCCTTAGTTCAAAAAATAGTT encodes the following:
- a CDS encoding DUF1501 domain-containing protein, whose protein sequence is MIIKRREFLKISSLATASLLVPNFLQSMTLDNALNPSQKILIVLQFTGGNDGLNTIIPTKNDIYFKERNTIAITDSLALNDETGINPSLSYFKELFDSGELSLMNNVGYPNPDKSHFRSMDIWHSASKSDEFLETGWLGRFLDEECYKCEHPTQALEVDDMLSLALKGENNKAFAFKDPKKLYQTSQEKYFKSLYNNDHHHDDETVSYLYKTLGSTINNADYIFEKSKAKKSTQEYPNSKLGKDFKTVASLIKSDINTQVYYLSIGSFDTHVNQNERQQKLFREINDAVKSFVADMKSNGLFNDILLMTFSEFGRRVAQNASKGTDHGTANQMFFISGGLKKKGILNALPDLQNLNEGDLIYTEDFRKVYATVLKNWLNADSSKVLGWKNGIYDFI